From a region of the Terriglobia bacterium genome:
- a CDS encoding amino acid permease, giving the protein MSTPGGAASERQLPRELGAGHAAAIVVGTVIGSGIFLVPAEMMQAVGSPGLVYLAWIAGGVLSFFGALTYAELAALRPQTGGEYAYLRDAYGPLFGFLNSWTWFMIAKPASIATVTAGIVRTLGEFSVFSFLPSRVFAPLPVTYEQVVAISCALFISGLNYIGIRKAADFQLVFTILKVAMICAIVAVGFSYVRGSIGNFSTRFQGAQGGIAGFMAALVAALWAYDGWNDLTMVSGEVRRPERNLPIGLIGGVAVLIGLYMAVNAAVQYVMPAAVVAVSKRPAADAVEAVLGAWGAAALSVGIAVSMLVTLNGTVMSGARPAFAMARDGYFFRALAEVHPRFRTPSTAIVVQAIMAILLLLLAGTFKQLFSLSIFSEWLIYMAAAGTVFVFRRRGDTSPYRMWGYPVVPAVFIASSGVLLYYTFLDNLRNSIAGSLIIAAGIPIFYFFARRKRSVEHPGGGTLGEPS; this is encoded by the coding sequence ATGAGCACGCCAGGAGGAGCTGCCAGCGAACGGCAGCTTCCCCGCGAACTTGGCGCCGGGCACGCCGCTGCCATCGTGGTGGGCACGGTCATTGGCAGCGGGATCTTCCTGGTCCCCGCCGAGATGATGCAGGCGGTCGGCTCTCCCGGATTGGTGTACCTGGCGTGGATCGCCGGCGGAGTCCTGTCGTTCTTCGGGGCGCTGACCTATGCCGAGCTGGCCGCCCTGAGGCCGCAGACCGGCGGAGAGTATGCCTACCTGCGCGACGCCTACGGCCCATTGTTCGGCTTCCTGAACAGCTGGACATGGTTCATGATCGCCAAGCCGGCCTCGATCGCCACCGTCACCGCCGGGATCGTGCGCACGCTGGGCGAATTCTCCGTATTCTCCTTCCTACCGTCCCGTGTGTTCGCGCCGCTGCCCGTGACCTACGAGCAGGTGGTGGCGATCTCCTGCGCCCTCTTCATCTCCGGCCTGAATTACATCGGGATCCGGAAAGCGGCGGACTTCCAGCTCGTTTTCACCATCCTGAAAGTGGCCATGATCTGCGCCATCGTGGCCGTCGGGTTCAGCTACGTACGCGGAAGTATCGGCAACTTTTCGACCCGCTTCCAAGGCGCGCAGGGCGGGATCGCGGGATTCATGGCGGCGCTGGTGGCGGCGCTCTGGGCCTACGACGGCTGGAACGACCTGACCATGGTTTCGGGCGAAGTGCGCCGCCCGGAGCGGAATCTTCCCATCGGTCTCATCGGTGGTGTGGCCGTGCTGATCGGGCTATACATGGCGGTGAACGCGGCGGTGCAGTACGTGATGCCGGCGGCGGTGGTAGCGGTTTCGAAGCGTCCCGCGGCGGACGCGGTCGAAGCCGTGCTCGGCGCCTGGGGCGCCGCGGCACTTTCGGTGGGGATCGCGGTCTCGATGCTGGTGACGCTGAACGGAACGGTGATGAGCGGGGCGCGGCCGGCGTTCGCCATGGCTCGCGACGGCTATTTCTTCCGCGCGCTGGCGGAAGTCCATCCGCGCTTCCGGACGCCTTCGACGGCCATCGTGGTGCAGGCCATCATGGCGATATTGCTGCTCCTGCTCGCGGGCACTTTCAAGCAGTTGTTCTCGCTGTCCATCTTCTCCGAGTGGCTGATCTACATGGCGGCGGCGGGAACGGTGTTCGTTTTCCGCAGACGCGGCGACACCAGTCCTTATCGCATGTGGGGCTACCCCGTTGTTCCGGCAGTGTTCATCGCGTCTTCGGGAGTCTTGCTGTACTACACGTTCCTGGACAACTTGCGCAACTCGATCGCCGGATCGCTCATCATCGCGGCCGGCATACCGATCTTCTACTTCTTCGCCCGGCGGAAGCGTTCTGTCGAACACCCCGGCGGGGGGACCTTGGGGGAACCTTCGTGA
- a CDS encoding sodium:solute symporter, translating into MRYRKSQRTLRDYFLADRNVPWWAIALSIVAAETSTLTIISIPGLAFETNLGFLQVVFGYLVARVIISLIFIPQYFRGEMFTAYQLIDRRFGQRLRSLTAGLFLVTRAAAEGVRVFAVSIVVGIALGTGDVASIAIITALTMIYTFEGGMAAVIWTDVVQLAIYVGGTLVGFYTILHMVGGWTTAQQVASAAGKFRVFDFTPDFFRTYTFWSGLIGGTFLTTASHGTDQLMVQRLLAAKNERQSKVALLASGVVILFQFTLFLVIGVMLFAYYSFDARGTRFIASLGADRIFPRFIVEQMPHGISGLLIAAILAAAMSNLSAALNSLSSTSIVDFYLRRNPGADERERVRVSRFATIVWAIVLFALALLSRRGGHVVEVGLSIASVAYGAMLGVFLLGLLTKAANERGAMLGMLCGFVLNVYLWLGTKVPWTWYVMIGSAVTFAVGYIASLMLGERQRT; encoded by the coding sequence CTGCGCTACCGGAAATCGCAGCGCACCCTGCGCGACTACTTCCTGGCCGACCGCAACGTGCCCTGGTGGGCGATCGCGCTCAGCATCGTCGCCGCGGAAACCTCGACGCTCACCATCATCAGCATCCCCGGACTGGCGTTCGAGACCAACCTGGGCTTCCTGCAAGTGGTCTTTGGGTACCTGGTGGCCCGAGTCATCATCAGCCTGATCTTCATCCCCCAGTATTTTCGCGGCGAAATGTTTACGGCGTACCAGCTCATCGACCGCCGCTTCGGGCAACGGCTGCGTTCGCTGACCGCGGGGCTGTTCCTGGTCACGCGAGCTGCGGCGGAGGGGGTGCGCGTGTTCGCCGTGTCCATCGTGGTGGGGATCGCCCTCGGGACAGGCGATGTGGCCTCCATCGCCATCATCACCGCGTTGACCATGATCTACACGTTCGAAGGCGGGATGGCGGCGGTGATTTGGACGGACGTGGTGCAACTGGCCATCTATGTCGGCGGCACGCTGGTCGGCTTCTACACCATCCTGCACATGGTGGGCGGCTGGACGACGGCGCAGCAGGTCGCGTCGGCGGCGGGCAAGTTCCGGGTGTTCGACTTCACGCCAGACTTCTTCCGCACCTACACATTCTGGTCCGGGCTCATCGGCGGAACATTTCTCACGACCGCCAGCCACGGCACCGATCAACTCATGGTGCAGCGGCTCCTGGCGGCTAAGAACGAGCGCCAGTCGAAGGTGGCGCTGCTGGCCAGCGGGGTGGTCATCCTGTTCCAGTTCACGCTCTTCCTCGTGATCGGGGTGATGCTGTTCGCGTACTACAGCTTCGATGCCCGCGGTACCAGATTCATCGCCAGCCTTGGAGCCGACCGTATCTTTCCCCGATTCATCGTGGAGCAGATGCCGCACGGGATCTCGGGGCTGTTGATCGCGGCGATCCTGGCGGCGGCCATGTCGAACCTGAGCGCGGCGCTCAATTCCCTGTCTTCGACCTCGATCGTGGATTTCTACCTGCGGCGCAATCCGGGCGCCGATGAGCGTGAACGGGTGCGCGTCTCGCGCTTCGCCACCATCGTTTGGGCGATCGTGTTGTTCGCGCTGGCGCTTCTGTCGCGCCGCGGCGGACACGTGGTGGAGGTCGGGCTTTCGATCGCGTCGGTGGCGTACGGCGCTATGCTGGGCGTCTTTTTGCTTGGCCTGCTGACCAAGGCGGCGAACGAGCGCGGCGCGATGCTCGGCATGCTGTGCGGATTCGTTCTCAACGTGTACCTGTGGCTGGGAACCAAGGTGCCCTGGACCTGGTACGTGATGATCGGTTCGGCGGTCACCTTCGCGGTCGGGTATATTGCCAGCCTGATGCTGGGGGAAAGACAAAGGACATGA
- the uvrC gene encoding excinuclease ABC subunit UvrC: MDLREKIRELPPQPGVYLYKNAAGEVVYVGKAKSLRARVRSYFLEGAQEDAKTGSLLREAVDIEYIVVDNEKEALALENNLIKQKKPRFNILLRDDKTYPYIKLTLGERFPRVYVTRRLKKDGSVYYGPYFPGNLAWRLADVIHRNFLVPSCTVDLTRYHQRPCLQYYIKRCLGPCVKNLTTHETYAEAVRDVRLFLDGHHSDLGRSLRERMDQAAAQQEYERAAKYRDLISTVEQLGAKQRIAAAVGDDADVFGYHFEATMLAVNAFHMRGGRIVDRREFFWEDLPMLADGASFNPGEFFSALLKQIYLDQQYVPRTVYVPVDFEDRQTLQELLAEKRGAKVEIVIPQRGEKRSLVDLAGQNAKQSYEQRFRVMKPALKAIQEALQDALTLPALPRRIECFDISHLQGAETVASMVVWEDGKMKKSDYRKFIIRTVEGVDDFASMREVVGRRYRRVQADKGKMPSLVLVDGGIGQLHAAAAALEELGIINQPLAAIAKREEIIYVQGQENEPVALDRHSPVLHLVQLIRDESHRFAVTFHRKRREMRDRSTELLEIPGIGARASKRLLQHFGSVRAIQQADAAALSAVVNGKQAEAILEYFRTTAAS; this comes from the coding sequence ATGGACCTGAGAGAGAAAATCCGGGAACTGCCCCCCCAGCCCGGGGTGTATCTGTACAAGAACGCCGCGGGAGAGGTGGTGTACGTCGGCAAGGCCAAGAGCCTGCGGGCGCGGGTACGATCGTACTTTCTCGAGGGGGCGCAGGAGGACGCCAAGACCGGTTCCCTGCTGCGCGAAGCGGTCGATATCGAGTACATCGTCGTCGACAACGAAAAAGAGGCGCTGGCGCTCGAGAACAACCTCATCAAACAGAAGAAACCTCGCTTCAACATTCTGCTGCGCGATGACAAAACCTACCCCTACATCAAGCTGACGCTGGGCGAGCGCTTCCCCCGCGTGTACGTAACGCGGCGGCTGAAGAAAGACGGGAGTGTCTATTACGGCCCCTACTTCCCAGGCAACCTTGCGTGGCGGCTGGCTGACGTGATCCACCGCAATTTTCTGGTGCCCTCGTGCACCGTGGACCTGACGCGCTACCACCAACGTCCCTGCCTGCAGTACTACATCAAGCGCTGCCTGGGACCGTGCGTGAAGAACCTGACCACCCACGAGACGTACGCCGAGGCGGTCCGAGACGTCCGGCTGTTCCTGGATGGGCACCACTCGGACCTGGGGCGCTCGCTGCGCGAGCGCATGGACCAGGCGGCAGCGCAGCAGGAATACGAGCGCGCAGCAAAGTACCGCGACCTGATCTCGACCGTCGAGCAGCTTGGGGCCAAGCAGCGCATCGCGGCGGCCGTGGGCGACGATGCCGACGTCTTCGGCTACCACTTCGAGGCCACCATGCTCGCGGTGAATGCCTTCCACATGCGCGGCGGGCGGATCGTGGACCGGCGCGAGTTCTTCTGGGAAGACTTGCCGATGCTCGCCGACGGCGCCAGCTTCAATCCCGGGGAATTCTTCTCTGCCCTCCTGAAGCAAATCTATCTCGATCAGCAGTACGTCCCGCGCACGGTCTATGTGCCGGTCGATTTCGAAGACCGGCAGACGTTGCAGGAGCTGCTGGCGGAGAAGCGTGGGGCCAAGGTCGAGATCGTGATTCCCCAGCGCGGCGAGAAACGGTCGCTGGTGGATCTGGCAGGACAGAATGCGAAGCAGTCGTACGAGCAGCGCTTCCGAGTGATGAAGCCGGCCCTTAAGGCCATCCAGGAGGCGCTGCAAGACGCGCTGACACTGCCCGCGCTGCCGCGGCGCATCGAGTGTTTCGACATCTCGCACCTTCAGGGCGCGGAGACCGTGGCGTCCATGGTGGTCTGGGAAGACGGCAAGATGAAGAAGTCGGACTACCGGAAGTTCATCATCCGCACAGTGGAGGGCGTGGATGACTTCGCCTCGATGCGCGAAGTGGTGGGGCGGCGGTACAGGCGGGTGCAGGCGGACAAGGGAAAGATGCCCAGCCTGGTGCTGGTCGACGGCGGCATCGGGCAGTTGCACGCGGCGGCGGCGGCGCTGGAGGAGCTTGGGATCATCAACCAGCCGCTGGCCGCGATCGCCAAGCGCGAGGAGATCATCTACGTCCAGGGGCAGGAGAACGAGCCCGTGGCGCTCGACCGCCACTCGCCCGTGTTGCACCTGGTGCAGCTCATCCGCGACGAATCGCACCGCTTCGCTGTCACCTTCCACCGCAAGCGGCGCGAGATGCGCGACCGCAGTACGGAGCTGCTGGAGATCCCCGGCATCGGGGCACGTGCGTCGAAGAGGCTGCTCCAACACTTCGGCAGCGTGCGCGCTATCCAGCAGGCGGACGCGGCGGCGCTGTCGGCCGTGGTGAATGGCAAGCAGGCCGAGGCCATTCTCGAATACTTCCGTACCACCGCAGCATCTTGA
- a CDS encoding tetratricopeptide repeat protein produces the protein MLRRLSILFCLAATLASAQQPALSGSAPGCANLPHLPRTTPDDTPDQKEKKSLKQRVKDQFADGCTHVFLTSCWGKQGDDSPATVPAPGVPESKDKDKATPPDKQQTADQKQTASAQSAPPAKPASDLSFPEEQSRRAQEAAQGQQQYPAHISSGSSSSKETYNPPPSKPTSGEIDVIEMRPYNPHKAEKDVEVGDYYYKRSNYKGAIGRYREALDLRPGYPLATFKLADALEKDKQMEEAAVYYSEYVRQFPDGSQVAAAREALARLAPLIRADAARLKQAEVDHDLRAGEVLLVQKNFPAAVQRFCDVAQVDPDNARAIFRLAQALQATGEFSAAFQNYQTYLKLDPAGDFAPDAQREMQRLAPQVQQGKVTSPSSEIRP, from the coding sequence ATGTTGCGGCGTCTCTCCATCCTGTTCTGCCTGGCGGCAACTCTTGCGTCAGCGCAGCAACCTGCGCTTAGCGGTTCCGCGCCCGGGTGCGCCAACTTACCCCACCTGCCCCGAACCACCCCGGACGACACTCCTGATCAGAAGGAAAAGAAGAGCTTGAAGCAACGCGTCAAAGACCAGTTCGCCGATGGGTGCACGCATGTGTTCTTGACGAGTTGCTGGGGGAAGCAGGGTGACGATTCCCCGGCGACAGTTCCCGCCCCGGGCGTTCCGGAATCGAAGGACAAAGACAAGGCCACTCCACCCGACAAGCAACAGACCGCCGATCAGAAGCAGACAGCTTCCGCTCAGAGCGCTCCCCCGGCGAAGCCGGCTTCCGACTTGAGTTTCCCCGAAGAGCAATCCCGTCGCGCGCAGGAAGCGGCACAGGGTCAGCAGCAATATCCGGCGCACATCTCATCCGGAAGCAGCTCGAGCAAGGAAACCTACAACCCGCCTCCCAGCAAGCCCACGTCGGGAGAGATCGATGTCATCGAGATGCGCCCCTACAATCCGCACAAGGCGGAGAAGGACGTCGAGGTGGGTGATTACTATTACAAGCGTTCCAACTATAAGGGAGCGATCGGCCGCTACCGCGAGGCCCTGGACCTCCGGCCGGGCTACCCGCTGGCCACGTTCAAGCTCGCCGACGCGCTGGAAAAGGATAAACAGATGGAAGAGGCCGCCGTCTATTACAGCGAGTACGTGCGGCAGTTCCCCGACGGCTCGCAGGTTGCGGCTGCCAGGGAAGCTCTCGCGCGGCTCGCCCCCCTCATCCGGGCGGACGCCGCACGTTTGAAGCAGGCCGAGGTGGATCACGATCTCCGGGCGGGTGAGGTGTTGCTCGTGCAGAAGAATTTCCCCGCAGCGGTGCAGCGCTTCTGCGATGTGGCCCAAGTCGATCCCGACAACGCCCGCGCCATCTTCCGCCTGGCACAGGCGCTCCAGGCGACGGGCGAGTTCTCCGCCGCCTTCCAGAACTACCAGACCTACCTCAAGCTGGATCCAGCCGGCGACTTCGCCCCTGACGCCCAGCGCGAGATGCAGCGTCTTGCTCCCCAGGTGCAGCAGGGGAAGGTTACTTCTCCTTCTTCAGAAATCCGCCCGTAG
- a CDS encoding DinB family protein: MPARIRVQSDAILFDTTEAGMDFWLQRALQEIDSVTGGISNEQMIWHPAEGKWSVAQILEHLSATFRTSVSALRKALDSGQPQAGRGSFVKWLSTRVVADLGYFPSGRPAPNFSLPKGAPPDQVAREIRENLVAMDGVLADLERKFGAGVKLADHPVLGPFTVTDWRKFHYRHTHHHMKQVIALRGRLPAASGQT, translated from the coding sequence GTGCCTGCGCGCATACGCGTGCAGTCCGACGCTATTCTATTTGACACCACCGAGGCCGGTATGGATTTTTGGCTGCAACGCGCGCTGCAGGAAATCGATTCCGTCACCGGAGGTATCTCCAACGAGCAGATGATCTGGCATCCCGCGGAAGGGAAGTGGTCCGTGGCGCAGATCCTCGAACACCTTTCCGCCACGTTCCGCACCAGTGTCTCCGCGCTGCGCAAAGCATTGGATAGCGGCCAGCCGCAAGCCGGCCGCGGCAGCTTTGTGAAGTGGCTCTCCACCCGAGTCGTCGCCGACCTCGGCTACTTTCCCTCAGGGCGGCCCGCGCCCAATTTCAGCCTCCCCAAAGGTGCTCCGCCGGATCAGGTCGCGCGCGAGATCCGCGAAAACCTCGTGGCCATGGACGGCGTGCTTGCCGACCTGGAGCGCAAGTTTGGCGCCGGCGTGAAGCTCGCTGACCACCCCGTTCTCGGGCCCTTCACCGTCACCGATTGGCGCAAATTCCACTACCGCCACACTCACCACCACATGAAGCAGGTCATCGCCCTGCGAGGAAGATTGCCGGCCGCCAGCGGGCAGACGTAG
- a CDS encoding sigma-54 dependent transcriptional regulator: MDTILLVEDKAELREMLETALRRMGYEVTPASNLAQALAALERQGFSAVLTDLKLPSGSGMDVLQGALDVDPAMPVVVMTAYGTISDAVAAMRDGAFDFIQKPIELEHLKHLLRRAIERQQLLRENLVLKEEFSRRAGFPRIIGEHSSIQAAAREMQRIAVTESTVLLLGESGTGKELFARAIHQVSGRAQKPFVALNCAAIPESLVENELFGHERGAFTGADRRAAGKFELAHGGTIFLDEVGDLPASSQSKLLRVLEEKVVDRLGGTAPFRADVRVIAATNSDLEAAVQAGTFRRDLYYRLAVFPLRIPPLRERGDDVVLIAERFLESFRRELKKPRLKFAPSALAAMRSHNWPGNVRELQNVIERAAILNDGELDAAALGLSANVRAAAAAGESLAETSSKAVESVERAKIEATLRECKWNKANAAQRLGISYKTLLNKIHAYGLD; encoded by the coding sequence ATGGACACGATCCTGCTGGTCGAGGACAAGGCTGAGCTGCGCGAGATGCTGGAAACAGCACTGCGGCGCATGGGGTATGAAGTGACCCCGGCATCGAACCTGGCCCAGGCCCTCGCTGCGCTGGAGCGGCAGGGGTTCTCCGCCGTGCTGACCGACCTGAAGCTGCCCTCGGGCTCGGGGATGGACGTGCTCCAAGGGGCCCTGGACGTCGACCCCGCGATGCCGGTGGTGGTCATGACCGCATACGGCACCATCAGCGACGCCGTGGCCGCCATGCGCGACGGCGCCTTCGACTTCATCCAGAAGCCGATCGAACTGGAGCACCTGAAACACCTGCTGCGCCGGGCCATCGAGCGGCAACAACTGCTGCGCGAGAACCTGGTGCTGAAAGAAGAGTTCTCGCGGCGCGCCGGCTTCCCCCGGATCATCGGCGAGCACTCCAGCATCCAGGCGGCAGCGCGCGAGATGCAGCGCATCGCGGTGACCGAGAGCACGGTGCTGCTGCTGGGCGAAAGCGGCACCGGCAAGGAGCTGTTCGCGCGCGCCATCCACCAGGTCAGCGGACGGGCCCAGAAACCGTTCGTCGCACTGAATTGCGCCGCCATCCCCGAGAGCCTGGTGGAAAACGAGTTATTCGGCCACGAGCGCGGTGCGTTCACCGGCGCCGACCGGCGCGCGGCCGGCAAATTCGAACTGGCGCACGGGGGAACCATCTTCCTGGACGAGGTCGGTGACCTGCCCGCGTCATCGCAATCAAAGCTGCTCCGGGTGCTGGAGGAGAAAGTGGTGGATCGCCTGGGGGGCACCGCACCGTTCCGCGCCGACGTGCGCGTGATCGCCGCCACCAACAGCGATCTGGAAGCCGCGGTGCAGGCCGGGACCTTCCGCCGCGACCTCTACTACCGGCTGGCGGTCTTCCCTCTCCGCATCCCGCCGTTGCGCGAGCGTGGCGACGACGTGGTGCTCATCGCGGAACGATTCCTGGAATCGTTCCGCCGGGAACTGAAGAAGCCCCGGCTCAAGTTCGCGCCCAGCGCGCTGGCGGCCATGCGTTCGCACAACTGGCCGGGCAATGTGCGCGAACTGCAGAATGTCATCGAACGTGCCGCCATCCTGAACGATGGCGAACTGGATGCCGCCGCGCTGGGGCTGTCGGCGAACGTGAGGGCGGCCGCGGCAGCCGGCGAATCGCTGGCCGAAACATCCTCGAAGGCCGTCGAATCGGTGGAACGAGCCAAGATCGAAGCCACCCTGCGGGAGTGCAAGTGGAACAAGGCCAACGCCGCGCAGCGCCTGGGAATCTCCTACAAGACCCTTCTCAACAAGATCCACGCCTACGGTCTGGACTAG
- a CDS encoding PAS domain-containing protein produces the protein MKLLTNPLVLRMVIVFLAAAFLFVLGIYVMRRLRKDLAGEAEQRRPSVDGPEFQLAAYHGVIQRLKEQEQELQRVRQQASERAAASQNLSEVVLSNLSSGVLLFNSTGMVRQANEAARKILGYGTAFGMHARDLFRGVAEVRRETGEIADETLAGALAAAARNGVAYRRLEADYTTPAGEKRVLGITLSPVRGAADEALGTACLVSDLTDITTLERQMRLREQLASLGEMSAGIAHEFKNSLATISGYAQMLRGDNDPQTVQQFAGKIVDETGNLTRIVTDFLAFARPQELASQAVDLHQTLEDCGREAGVELDVGGVPSGFSICGDPTALRQAFSNLLRNSAEAARDSGSVRVQASAENDSQGARLTLRDNGRGIPPEALPRIFVPFFTTKSEGTGLGLALVHRIVSQHGGTIAVTSDQSGTTFTLSFPAEKLATTTAKQG, from the coding sequence ATGAAGCTACTCACCAATCCGTTGGTCTTGCGCATGGTGATCGTGTTTCTCGCCGCCGCCTTCCTGTTCGTCCTCGGGATCTACGTGATGCGGCGTCTGCGCAAGGACCTGGCGGGCGAGGCGGAACAGCGCCGCCCCTCGGTGGATGGCCCTGAATTCCAGCTTGCCGCCTATCACGGTGTGATCCAGCGGCTGAAGGAACAGGAACAGGAACTCCAACGGGTGCGCCAGCAGGCCAGCGAGCGGGCCGCGGCCTCGCAGAACCTAAGCGAAGTGGTGCTCTCCAACCTTTCGAGCGGCGTGCTGCTGTTCAACAGCACCGGCATGGTGCGGCAGGCGAACGAGGCGGCCAGGAAGATCCTGGGATATGGGACGGCGTTCGGGATGCACGCGCGCGACCTCTTCCGCGGTGTGGCGGAAGTGCGGCGAGAGACGGGCGAGATCGCGGATGAAACGCTGGCCGGCGCACTGGCCGCGGCCGCGCGCAATGGCGTCGCGTATCGCCGGCTGGAAGCCGATTACACCACGCCGGCAGGGGAGAAGCGTGTGCTGGGCATCACGCTTTCGCCGGTGCGCGGCGCTGCGGACGAGGCTCTGGGCACGGCGTGCCTGGTCAGCGACCTCACCGACATCACCACCCTGGAGCGCCAGATGCGCTTGCGCGAGCAACTCGCGTCGCTGGGCGAGATGTCGGCCGGCATCGCACACGAATTCAAGAACTCGCTGGCCACCATCTCCGGCTATGCCCAGATGCTGCGCGGCGACAACGATCCTCAGACCGTGCAGCAATTCGCGGGAAAGATCGTGGACGAGACGGGTAACCTGACGCGCATCGTGACCGACTTCCTGGCTTTCGCGCGGCCACAGGAACTGGCGTCTCAGGCCGTTGACCTGCACCAGACGCTGGAAGATTGCGGGCGCGAGGCCGGCGTCGAACTCGACGTCGGTGGCGTGCCCAGCGGCTTCTCCATCTGCGGCGACCCGACGGCTCTCCGCCAGGCCTTCTCTAACCTGCTGCGCAACAGCGCGGAGGCGGCGCGGGACAGCGGATCCGTCCGGGTGCAGGCGTCGGCCGAAAACGACTCCCAGGGAGCGCGGCTCACCTTGCGCGACAACGGCCGGGGCATCCCGCCCGAGGCGCTGCCCCGCATCTTCGTCCCGTTCTTTACCACCAAGAGCGAGGGGACAGGCCTGGGGCTGGCGCTGGTGCACCGCATCGTGAGCCAACACGGGGGAACGATCGCGGTGACTAGTGACCAAAGTGGCACGACGTTTACCCTATCGTTTCCCGCGGAAAAGCTGGCTACAACGACGGCAAAACAGGGATAA
- a CDS encoding prepilin peptidase, translated as MNFETNLFGAAVLLFGLLLGSFLNVCIHRLALRCYSDEELAAQGLSRKELSIVSPPSACPKCHHPIRWYDNIPVVSWLVLGGRCRDCKAPISPRYAVVELLTGLLFLGCYAAFGLSLAALKFCIFSFLILGLIFTDAEHKLLPDSLTLPGLVLGMVFSTIVRVDNSVTLLLTAWMKIPFPSWQWASVMDAALGAIVGASFIYGAGAIYYHARGVEGMGFGDVKLMAMVGAFLGIKLTVLTIFAASLTGTFFGVGTMLVVWMRRTRRRLVRTHEDLRRARRRAWRSARIVYRRYEMPFGVFLGSMAVLAVFFGNTVFAWYMSLYR; from the coding sequence GTGAACTTTGAGACTAATTTATTCGGCGCGGCGGTACTCCTGTTCGGACTGTTGTTGGGAAGCTTCCTGAACGTGTGCATCCACCGCCTGGCGTTGCGCTGCTACAGCGACGAGGAACTGGCCGCGCAAGGCCTGTCGCGCAAAGAACTGTCTATCGTCAGCCCGCCGTCGGCCTGCCCCAAGTGCCACCACCCGATCCGCTGGTACGACAACATCCCGGTGGTAAGTTGGCTGGTGCTCGGTGGCCGCTGCCGCGACTGCAAGGCGCCAATCTCGCCGCGCTATGCCGTGGTGGAGCTGCTGACCGGGCTCCTGTTTCTGGGGTGTTATGCGGCCTTTGGACTGTCGCTGGCGGCCCTGAAGTTCTGCATTTTTTCTTTTCTCATCCTGGGATTGATCTTTACCGACGCCGAGCACAAGCTGCTGCCCGACTCCCTGACCCTCCCTGGCCTGGTGCTGGGGATGGTCTTCAGCACCATCGTCCGCGTTGACAACTCCGTGACCTTGCTGCTGACGGCCTGGATGAAGATCCCGTTCCCCTCCTGGCAGTGGGCGTCGGTGATGGATGCCGCGTTGGGAGCGATAGTGGGGGCGTCGTTCATCTACGGCGCAGGGGCGATCTATTACCACGCGCGCGGGGTCGAGGGCATGGGCTTCGGCGACGTGAAGCTGATGGCCATGGTAGGAGCCTTCCTTGGGATCAAGCTCACGGTGCTGACCATCTTCGCCGCGTCGTTGACGGGCACGTTCTTCGGGGTCGGGACCATGCTGGTGGTCTGGATGCGGCGTACCCGGCGCCGCCTGGTGAGAACCCATGAAGACCTGCGGCGAGCGCGACGACGCGCCTGGAGGTCGGCCCGGATCGTCTATCGCCGCTACGAGATGCCGTTCGGCGTATTCCTGGGGAGTATGGCGGTGCTGGCAGTCTTTTTCGGCAATACTGTGTTCGCCTGGTACATGAGCCTGTACCGATGA